The sequence below is a genomic window from Candidatus Methanoplasma termitum.
TGGTGAAAAAAGCGAACGTCAACCCGACCGCAAAGATCGGTACGCTTTCTGACGACAAGGTGAAGGAGCTTGAGAAAATGGTCCTTACCTATTACGAATACGCACCGCACTGGGCCGTCAACAGGCAGATGGATTATGAGACCGGCGCCGATATGCACCTTATCGGGAACGATCTCGACATCATCCAGAAGGATGACATCAACAGAATGAAGATGATCCGCTGTTACCGCGGAATAAGGCACGAGACCAAACACAAGGTCAGAGGTCAGAGGACACGTTCCAACGGAAGGAAGGGTCTTACGATCGGTGTCCAGAGGAAATCAAGCTGAGGTGGTATGAATGGGAGATCCAAAATTCTCACGCAGGTCATATGACACACCCTCACACCCCTGGCAGGGAGAGAGGATAAAGGCAGAGGTGGAAGTTGTACGCGAGTTCGGTCTTAAGAATAAGACAGAAGTGTGGAAAGCAGAGACCATACTCAGAAACTTCAGAAAACAGTCCAGAGAGCTTCAGGCACGTATCAGAGGAGGAGACGCACAGGCCAAGATCGAGGCTGACGCACTCATCAGAAAATGTTCCCGTATGGGTCTGATGCCCACCACCGGCGATCTCAACGATGTTCTGGTGCTGAAAACACATGACGTCCTTTCAAGGAGGCTCCAGTCGGTCGTCTTTGACAAAGGATTGGCAACGACGATCAAACAGGCAAGGCAGATGATCACTCACGGTCACGTGTTCGTGAACGGCCATAGGGTCACTGTCCCGGGCTACATCGTCAACAGGGAAGAAGAGGCTTCAGTCATGTACAACAACGCCTCGCCTTTCACAGATGAGATGCACCCCATGAGGATATCTGCGGAACAGGCGGCGGCCAACGCGGCCGTCAAAGCCGAAGCACTGGCAAAAGCGAACAAAGAAGCGGCCGCAAAAGCAAAAGCCGATGCGGCTGAGGCGGGAATAACACTTGAGGATGGTGAGGTCTGATGACAGCTAAATGGGGAATAGCGAACGTATTCGCAAGCTACAACAACATAATGATCACACTTACGGACATAACAGGCGCCGAGACGCTCGGCAAGGTCACCGGCGGAATGGTCGTTAAACAAGCAAAGGATGAATCTTCACCATATGCGGCACAGAAAGCAGCGGAGAAGATCGCAGAAGTTGCCAGGGAGAAGGACATCGTCGGCATACACGTAAAAGTGCGTGCACCCGGCGGAAACAAATCAGCATCACCAGGACCGGGCGCTCAGGCGGCTATCCGCGCTCTTGCTAGGGCCGGGCTGAAGATCGGACGCATCGAAGACGTTACACCAATACCTCACGACGGTACCAAGAAGAAAGGCGGACGCAGAGGGCGCAGGGTCTGAGGAGGCACTCCGATGGAGATAGAGATACTCGAAATGGGGGAGATGAAGGGCAGTTTCAAACTGAAGAATTCATCGCCGGCCATGGCGAACGCGCTCAGAAGGACAATGCTTACCGACATCCCGAAAATGGCCATAGATAAGGTAGAGTTCCATCTGGGTCCCATTATGCAGGATGACAAAGAGTACGAAAGCGTGACGCCTCTCTTCGATGAGATCATCGCTCACAGACTCGGAATGGTGCCTGTTCCCACAGACCATCAGCTCTTCGGTTATCAGAAGGATTGCGTCTGCGGAGGCGAAGGATGTCCCAACTGCACCATAATGTACAGCCTTAACAAAATAGGGCCGTGTACCGTCCTATCCGGAGATATGATGCCTCTCGGGAACCCCGACCTCGCAGTCAAAGATCAATTCATTCCGATA
It includes:
- a CDS encoding 30S ribosomal protein S13, with product MAKPKKEAPKAEDENFNFIVRIANSDIDGQKRTVIGLQSIKGVGKRVAQIVVKKANVNPTAKIGTLSDDKVKELEKMVLTYYEYAPHWAVNRQMDYETGADMHLIGNDLDIIQKDDINRMKMIRCYRGIRHETKHKVRGQRTRSNGRKGLTIGVQRKSS
- a CDS encoding 30S ribosomal protein S11; this translates as MTAKWGIANVFASYNNIMITLTDITGAETLGKVTGGMVVKQAKDESSPYAAQKAAEKIAEVAREKDIVGIHVKVRAPGGNKSASPGPGAQAAIRALARAGLKIGRIEDVTPIPHDGTKKKGGRRGRRV
- a CDS encoding 30S ribosomal protein S4, which translates into the protein MGDPKFSRRSYDTPSHPWQGERIKAEVEVVREFGLKNKTEVWKAETILRNFRKQSRELQARIRGGDAQAKIEADALIRKCSRMGLMPTTGDLNDVLVLKTHDVLSRRLQSVVFDKGLATTIKQARQMITHGHVFVNGHRVTVPGYIVNREEEASVMYNNASPFTDEMHPMRISAEQAAANAAVKAEALAKANKEAAAKAKADAAEAGITLEDGEV